The following are encoded together in the Argopecten irradians isolate NY chromosome 5, Ai_NY, whole genome shotgun sequence genome:
- the LOC138322650 gene encoding somatostatin receptor type 2-like produces the protein METSFSNSTNTSYEYDSLEYCDDEDNTSSVANNTMGMPNAISSMTVILVTSYSLICFIGLIGNGLVIYVVLRFAKMKTVTNLYILNLAISDALFLMSLPFLITTSILHYWPFGAAMCKIFFVLVSINLFTGIFTLTALSGDRYLAVCHPVRSSQYRTTNIAFFVCLCLWSISFLVMLPIILYSTTVKQMGDDSHETCTIVWPKGQLIPAGKAFTWYTFLLGFAIPVSMISVLYLSVILRLRTVGPVIKSKEKKRTHRKVTRMVLTVIFVYIICWLPYWGFQVNLTFMKSGFNLSEWRVYLFSFFTVLTNANSMLNPVLYAFLSDNFRRSFAKAFKCLGRADMDRSIYTRESSFPAKSKQWRNDSCKAQKGDKYEMATMLTSAENTQQNAKSGSKGSINDEGNLYVDKESQTQ, from the coding sequence ATGGAAACATCATTCAGTAACTCCACCAACACGTCATATGAGTATGACTCGCTCGAGTATTGTGATGACGAAGACAACACGTCATCGGTAGCTAACAACACGATGGGCATGCCTAATGCCATTTCTAGCATGACTGTTATCCTTGTGACCTCGTACTCTTTAATATGTTTCATCGGACTCATCGGTAATGGACTGGTGATATATGTTGTGCTTCGCTTCGCTAAAATGAAAACTGTCACAAACTTATACATTTTAAATCTAGCTATTTCTGACGCTTTATTCCTCATGAGCTTGCCGTTTTTGATAACGACATCCATTCTACATTACTGGCCTTTCGGAGCAGCCATGTGTAAAATTTTCTTCGTGTTAGTGTCCATCAATTTATTTACTGGGATATTCACATTGACTGCACTAAGTGGGGACCGATACCTGGCAGTATGTCATCCAGTCCGCTCCAGCCAATACAGGACCACCAATATCGCGTTCTTCGTGTGCCTGTGTCTCTGGTCCATTTCTTTTCTCGTCATGTTACCCATAATTCTCTACTCCACGACGGTAAAGCAAATGGGCGACGATTCCCACGAGACCTGTACTATCGTCTGGCCCAAAGGTCAGTTGATACCTGCAGGTAAGGCCTTTACCTGGTACACGTTCCTGCTGGGATTTGCGATTCCTGTCTCGATGATTTCCGTTCTTTACCTGTCCGTTATCCTGCGCTTGCGCACAGTAGGACCGGTAATTAAATCCAAGGAAAAGAAAAGAACGCACAGGAAAGTGACCCGGATGGTTTTAACAGTtatctttgtttacattatatgttGGCTGCCCTACTGGGGATTCCAGGTTAATCTTACATTCATGAAGTCTGGCTTCAACTTATCAGAATGGCGAGTGTACTTGTTCAGCTTCTTTACTGTGCTCACCAACGCCAACAGTATGCTTAACCCAGTATTGTATGCTTTCCTAAGTGACAATTTCCGTCGTAGCTTTGCTAAAGCGTTCAAATGTCTGGGCCGGGCGGATATGGACCGCAGCATATATACTAGGGAAAGCAGTTTTCCCGCTAAAAGTAAACAATGGCGAAATGACTCGTGCAAAGCGCAAAAGGGTGATAAGTACGAAATGGCCACCATGCTAACGAGTGCTGAGAACACTCAACAGAATGCTAAATCAGGAAGCAAGGGCTCGATCAATGACGAAGGTAACTTGTATGTAGATAAAGAAAGTCAGACACAATGA